The proteins below are encoded in one region of Agelaius phoeniceus isolate bAgePho1 chromosome 35, bAgePho1.hap1, whole genome shotgun sequence:
- the TMEM106C gene encoding transmembrane protein 106C isoform X1 → MGSVRSLSAASAAPRHRKAEDEEDEEVLVSQEPVQDGAKIPYMEFMGQDSATCPTCQGTGCIPTEQMNELVALIPYGDQRLRPQRTKLYVLLSVLLCLLLSGLGVFFLFPHSVLVDDDGIKVVQVWFDRKNSAVLLAITATLRIRNSNFYSVAVSSLSSQVQYMNTVVGRQQLTNVSSIQPLRDKLVNFTVKAELGGSLSYVYFFCTLPKVKVHNIVILMRTSVKLSYIGHSAQSALETFHYLDCSSNSTAPARGTP, encoded by the exons ATGGGCTCTGTGCGTTCCCTGTCTGCTGCCAGCGCCGCCCCGAGACACAGGAAGGccgaggatgaggaggatgaggaggtgTTGGTCAGCCAGGAGCCCGTGCAGGACGGGGCCAAGATCCCCTACATGGAGTTCATGGGCCAGGACAGTGCCACCTGCCCCACCTGTCAAGGCACCGGCTGCATCCCCACag AGCAGATGAACGAGTTGGTGGCTCTGATCCCCTATGGTGACCAACGGCTTCGTCCTCAGAGAAC gaaactCTATGTGCTGCTCTCAGTgttgctctgcctgctgctgtctGGCCTGGGGGTCTTCTTCCTGTTCCCCCATTCGGTGCTGGTGGACGATGATGGCATCAAAGTGGTCCAGgtgtggtttgacaggaaaaaCTCCGCTGTCCTCCTGGCCATCACG GCCACCCTGAGGATCAGGAATTCCAACTTCTACTCGGTGGCAGTGAGCAGCCTGAGCAGCCAGGTGCAGTACATGAACACCGTggtgggcaggcagcagctcaccaATGTCTCCAGCATCCAGCCCCTGAGGGACAAACTG GTGAATTTCACCgtgaaggcagagctgggtggaTCCCTGTCCTATGTGTA ttttttctGCACTTTGCCCAAGGTGAAGGTCCACAACATCGTGATCCTCATGAg GACCTCGGTGAAGCTCTCCTACATTGGCCACAGCGCCCAGAGCGCCCTGGAGACCTTCCACTACCTGGACTGCAGCTCCAACTCCACGGCCCCGGCCCGGGGGACGccctga
- the TMEM106C gene encoding transmembrane protein 106C isoform X2, which translates to MGSVRSLSAASAAPRHRKAEDEEDEEVLVSQEPVQDGAKIPYMEFMGQDSATCPTCQGTGCIPTEQMNELVALIPYGDQRLRPQRTKLYVLLSVLLCLLLSGLGVFFLFPHSVLVDDDGIKVVQVWFDRKNSAVLLAITATLRIRNSNFYSVAVSSLSSQVQYMNTVVGRQQLTNVSSIQPLRDKLVNFTVKAELGGSLSYVYFFCTLPKVKVHNIVILMRGNEFVFLLNGGSTSGPQKRENSRLE; encoded by the exons ATGGGCTCTGTGCGTTCCCTGTCTGCTGCCAGCGCCGCCCCGAGACACAGGAAGGccgaggatgaggaggatgaggaggtgTTGGTCAGCCAGGAGCCCGTGCAGGACGGGGCCAAGATCCCCTACATGGAGTTCATGGGCCAGGACAGTGCCACCTGCCCCACCTGTCAAGGCACCGGCTGCATCCCCACag AGCAGATGAACGAGTTGGTGGCTCTGATCCCCTATGGTGACCAACGGCTTCGTCCTCAGAGAAC gaaactCTATGTGCTGCTCTCAGTgttgctctgcctgctgctgtctGGCCTGGGGGTCTTCTTCCTGTTCCCCCATTCGGTGCTGGTGGACGATGATGGCATCAAAGTGGTCCAGgtgtggtttgacaggaaaaaCTCCGCTGTCCTCCTGGCCATCACG GCCACCCTGAGGATCAGGAATTCCAACTTCTACTCGGTGGCAGTGAGCAGCCTGAGCAGCCAGGTGCAGTACATGAACACCGTggtgggcaggcagcagctcaccaATGTCTCCAGCATCCAGCCCCTGAGGGACAAACTG GTGAATTTCACCgtgaaggcagagctgggtggaTCCCTGTCCTATGTGTA ttttttctGCACTTTGCCCAAGGTGAAGGTCCACAACATCGTGATCCTCATGAg ggGAAATGAGTTTGTTTTCCTGCTCAATGGTGGCAGCACCTCAGGACCCCAAAAAAGGGAGAATTCCCGCCTGGAATGA